A genomic segment from Pistricoccus aurantiacus encodes:
- a CDS encoding inactive transglutaminase family protein: protein MSRLPFYLLTGLLIVAGIALSIHRHVEFEVPWTPGEKRQVWEVEAQVDFVGQGDPVIVDMALPGPQQGYRLLTENTASSGFGLSFLEDERGRRAQWSIREASGPQQLYYSAQMLVAPQAKRPDTPPPKLKKLVWEPPFDAAAKQVIERAHQRSADAYTFARELIRDFTGDRQGENVRLLLTQFEQVPLLVKLLNEAGVHARQVSGLLLEDGRRRQSLTSWLQVYNAKGDWVLFNPYTGEQGRPENLLLWEDRGEAVLDVEGGSNSRVYFSMIEHNQPAAAAVRNQLSNDTLLNFSIHSLPLEDQALFQTILLIPIGALMVVFLRVLVGIKTSGTFMPVLIALAFIQTTLLTGLIGFLLVVAVGLVIRNYLSYLNLLLVARVSAVIITVIAIIAIFSVLSYRFGLNAGLTITFFPMIILAWTIERMSILWEEEGPKEVLIQGGGSLLTAVLAYLAMNNPWVRHITFNFLGVQLILLALILLLGNYTGYRLLELKRFKPVTES, encoded by the coding sequence ATGTCCCGCCTACCCTTTTATCTATTGACCGGCCTCTTGATCGTGGCCGGTATTGCCTTGAGCATTCATCGTCACGTGGAATTCGAGGTTCCCTGGACCCCCGGGGAAAAACGTCAGGTATGGGAAGTCGAAGCCCAGGTCGATTTCGTTGGCCAGGGTGATCCCGTGATCGTCGATATGGCCTTGCCCGGCCCTCAGCAGGGCTACCGGTTATTGACGGAAAACACCGCTTCTTCAGGGTTTGGCCTGTCGTTCCTCGAAGATGAGCGAGGGCGGCGCGCTCAGTGGTCGATCAGGGAAGCCAGTGGTCCGCAGCAGCTTTACTACTCCGCCCAGATGCTCGTCGCGCCTCAGGCAAAAAGGCCCGACACGCCACCTCCGAAGCTGAAGAAGCTTGTCTGGGAGCCGCCTTTCGACGCCGCCGCCAAGCAGGTGATCGAGCGAGCGCATCAGCGCTCTGCGGATGCCTATACCTTTGCTCGAGAATTGATTCGCGACTTCACCGGTGACCGTCAGGGCGAGAACGTCCGCCTGCTGCTGACCCAGTTCGAACAGGTGCCGTTGCTGGTCAAACTGCTCAACGAGGCCGGGGTCCATGCGCGCCAGGTCAGTGGTCTGCTGCTGGAGGACGGGCGGCGCCGCCAGAGCCTGACCAGCTGGCTGCAAGTCTATAACGCCAAGGGTGACTGGGTGCTGTTCAACCCCTATACCGGGGAACAGGGTCGTCCGGAAAACCTGCTGCTCTGGGAAGATCGTGGCGAAGCGGTGCTGGACGTCGAAGGCGGCAGCAACTCACGAGTCTACTTTTCGATGATCGAGCACAACCAGCCTGCGGCGGCGGCGGTTCGCAATCAGCTTTCGAACGATACGCTGCTGAATTTCTCGATTCATAGTCTACCCCTTGAAGATCAGGCGCTGTTCCAGACCATCCTGCTGATTCCGATCGGCGCGCTGATGGTGGTCTTTCTGCGGGTACTGGTTGGCATCAAGACCTCTGGTACCTTCATGCCGGTACTGATCGCTCTGGCGTTCATTCAGACCACGCTGCTCACCGGCTTGATTGGCTTCCTGCTGGTAGTGGCGGTGGGGCTGGTCATTCGTAACTATCTTTCGTATCTCAATTTGCTGCTTGTGGCCCGGGTGTCGGCGGTCATCATCACGGTCATCGCCATCATTGCGATATTCTCGGTGCTGTCCTACCGATTCGGACTGAACGCGGGGCTGACCATCACCTTTTTCCCGATGATCATTCTTGCCTGGACCATCGAGCGCATGTCGATCCTCTGGGAGGAGGAAGGTCCCAAGGAAGTACTGATTCAAGGCGGCGGCAGCCTGCTTACTGCCGTACTTGCCTATCTGGCGATGAACAATCCCTGGGTGCGTCATATCACCTTCAACTTTCTCGGGGTTCAGCTGATCCTTCTGGCGTTGATTCTGCTGCTGGGCAACTACACGGGTTACCGTCTGCTCGAGCTCAAGCGTTTCAAGCCGGTCACGGAGAGCTAG
- the hisI gene encoding phosphoribosyl-AMP cyclohydrolase yields MSELFKQLEGVPLGTVKPSSEILDSIAWNEAGLIPAIAQQAESLEVLMMAWMNREALEETLRTGRVCYWSRSRGKLWRKGESSGQVQRLKAAYLDCDGDTLLLNVEQTGPACHSGRRSCFYVALGKDEATVISDPLIDPAILYAKR; encoded by the coding sequence ATGAGTGAACTATTCAAGCAGCTAGAGGGTGTACCACTCGGTACCGTCAAGCCATCAAGCGAGATACTGGATTCCATTGCCTGGAACGAGGCAGGACTGATACCTGCCATCGCCCAACAAGCCGAAAGCTTAGAGGTCTTGATGATGGCCTGGATGAATCGCGAGGCGCTTGAAGAAACCTTGCGCACCGGTCGTGTCTGCTACTGGTCCCGTTCCCGAGGCAAGCTCTGGCGCAAGGGCGAATCCTCCGGCCAAGTGCAGCGCCTGAAAGCCGCCTACCTGGATTGCGACGGAGATACCCTGCTGCTCAATGTCGAACAGACCGGCCCCGCATGCCATAGCGGGCGGCGCAGCTGCTTCTATGTGGCGCTAGGCAAAGACGAAGCTACCGTCATCAGCGATCCGCTAATCGACCCGGCGATACTTTACGCCAAGCGCTGA
- a CDS encoding SufE family protein → MTPSEPTPQQAQQELIEEFEMFDNWMDRYQYIIDMGKQLPTFPEEWQIDELKIQGCQSNVWMHHHLENGRLHFDATSDAAIVSGLIAVLMRIYNQRTPAEITSTEPSFLADLGLDKHLSPTRSNGLHAMLERIYRVARSEAA, encoded by the coding sequence ATGACCCCAAGCGAACCCACGCCACAACAGGCGCAGCAGGAGCTGATCGAGGAATTCGAGATGTTCGATAACTGGATGGATCGCTACCAGTACATTATCGACATGGGCAAGCAACTGCCAACGTTCCCGGAAGAATGGCAAATCGACGAATTGAAGATTCAGGGCTGCCAGTCCAACGTCTGGATGCACCATCATCTGGAGAATGGTCGCCTGCATTTCGATGCCACGTCCGATGCGGCCATCGTTTCCGGGCTGATTGCGGTGTTGATGCGTATCTATAACCAGCGTACGCCGGCGGAAATCACCAGTACCGAGCCTAGCTTCCTGGCGGACCTGGGGCTGGATAAGCATCTCTCTCCAACTCGCAGCAATGGGCTGCACGCCATGCTCGAACGTATCTATCGGGTAGCCAGAAGCGAAGCGGCTTAG
- a CDS encoding transcriptional repressor: MPIQDLLAQAQRQCIENGARLTPIRLRVLEIIATASGGLKAYDLLDRLALEHSAARPPTVYRALDFLIEQGLVHRIESLNAYVACPWPAHRHGFQLLICRRCGRVEELHLDDINVQLAARARDLGFQVERQTIELLGCCDGCLVQAPSSARDSEKPGDES; the protein is encoded by the coding sequence ATGCCCATTCAAGATCTGCTAGCTCAAGCGCAGCGCCAATGCATCGAGAACGGGGCTCGTCTTACGCCGATTCGCCTGCGGGTGCTGGAAATAATTGCGACGGCCAGCGGCGGACTCAAGGCCTATGATCTCCTTGACCGACTGGCGCTGGAACATTCCGCCGCGCGTCCGCCCACGGTGTACCGAGCGCTGGATTTCTTGATCGAACAAGGTCTGGTGCACCGCATCGAATCTCTCAACGCCTACGTGGCCTGCCCTTGGCCGGCACACCGCCACGGGTTTCAGCTATTGATCTGTCGCCGCTGCGGTCGGGTCGAGGAATTGCATCTGGACGATATCAACGTGCAGTTGGCAGCTCGGGCCAGAGATCTGGGGTTTCAGGTCGAGCGACAAACCATCGAGTTGCTCGGCTGCTGCGACGGCTGTCTTGTCCAGGCGCCCTCTTCGGCTAGGGATTCCGAAAAGCCTGGAGATGAATCATGA
- a CDS encoding alpha-L-glutamate ligase-like protein, which produces MGILLNNSWTSPKKLKTKGIIGMNRRNIRYIGRYNDRHLYPLVDDKLKTKLLAHEYGITTPALIGTVTTQFHVKHITTMVAGHGGFVIKPAKGSGGKGILVIDHVDGDAYVKPSGHHLGREDIERHVSNILSGLYSLGGSPDVAVIEALINFDESLSEYTYEGVPDIRVIVFQGYPVMAMMRLSTAASDGKANLHQGAVGVGLDIASGWALRGVQFDRSRQDHPDTGHDLASLHIHGWTTLLELAASCYEMTGLGYLGTDMVLDRDHGPMLLELNARPGLAIQMANGEGLRPRLDLIERQTESRSPVERVAFAQRHFARRGELEVTSSAPATAELAQTAFSSPGNSL; this is translated from the coding sequence ATGGGAATCTTGCTCAACAATAGCTGGACCTCGCCCAAGAAGCTGAAGACCAAGGGCATCATCGGCATGAACCGGCGCAATATCCGCTACATCGGCCGTTACAACGATCGCCACCTTTATCCCTTGGTGGACGACAAGCTCAAGACCAAGCTGCTGGCGCATGAGTACGGCATTACCACGCCGGCATTGATTGGCACCGTCACCACCCAATTTCATGTCAAACATATCACCACGATGGTGGCAGGCCATGGCGGGTTCGTGATCAAGCCCGCCAAGGGCAGTGGCGGCAAGGGCATCCTGGTGATCGATCATGTGGATGGCGATGCCTATGTCAAGCCCAGCGGCCATCATCTTGGCCGCGAGGATATCGAGCGCCACGTGTCCAACATCCTTTCAGGGCTTTATTCTCTGGGCGGGTCGCCGGACGTGGCGGTCATCGAGGCGCTGATCAACTTCGACGAGAGCCTGAGCGAATATACCTACGAAGGCGTGCCGGATATCCGGGTCATCGTCTTTCAGGGCTATCCGGTCATGGCCATGATGCGCCTGTCCACCGCCGCCTCAGACGGCAAGGCCAACCTTCATCAGGGAGCGGTGGGGGTAGGACTGGATATCGCCAGCGGCTGGGCCCTGCGCGGCGTTCAGTTCGACCGCTCCCGCCAGGATCACCCGGATACCGGCCACGATCTGGCCAGTCTACATATCCATGGCTGGACGACTCTTCTCGAACTCGCCGCGAGCTGTTATGAAATGACCGGGCTTGGCTATCTGGGCACCGATATGGTGCTCGATCGAGATCATGGCCCCATGCTGCTGGAGCTCAACGCCCGCCCGGGGCTCGCCATTCAGATGGCCAACGGCGAAGGGTTGCGCCCGCGCCTCGACCTGATCGAACGTCAGACCGAGTCGCGCAGCCCCGTCGAGCGGGTCGCTTTCGCCCAGCGGCATTTCGCCCGTCGTGGTGAACTGGAGGTGACATCATCGGCACCCGCGACGGCAGAGTTGGCGCAAACGGCGTTTTCGAGTCCCGGGAACAGTCTCTGA
- a CDS encoding efflux RND transporter permease subunit yields MKFTDIFIQRPVLATVVSLLILLMGLRAAMDMEIRQYPELENTVITVSTAYPGASSELIQGFVTQPLQQAIAEAEGIDYMESSSIQGASTITVTMELNYDANAALAEIQAKVASQRSVLPEAAESPVIESSTGSTTALMYLAFYTESMPVPQITDYLTRVVQPKLQALSGVAKARLFGQRYAMRIWLDPRRMASLKVSPQQVIDVLARNNYQAGVGQTKSEFVAINLTSSTDISDPDLFEEIVVRNDGGNLIRLRDIARTKLGAESYDSTAWYSGTPASFMAIEQAPGANPLDVARAVQQTMPEIRAQLPGELKAVVPYDASEFIEDSINEVIKTLLEALLIVLVVIFLTLGSFRAALVPAVAVPLSLVGGAFVMLVLGFSLNLLTLLSMVLAIGLVVDDAIIVVENVHRHIERGESRYEAAIHGAREMAIPIIAMTTTLIAVYAPIGFMGGLVGSLFTEFAFTLAGAVLISGIIALTLSPMLSGKVLKESGKSSRFENAVESTFTKLADGYRSLLTLTLQTVWVPVAFAVIVLLSIYFMFITSQNELAPTEDQGIIFFQGTAPQTATLDYLKRNATQIQNGLEKVDGYHESFMILGGTSADTIFGGFKMKPWSQRDVSQMEVMPNVQETLSDVTGLQTAAFPRPSLPGSSGGLPIQFVITTGNSYEELDAVASELLGKAMQSGNFVFLRKTIEIDRPTTNIDVDRDRVADLGLTMQDIGQALSTLLGEGYVNRFSMEGRSYKVIPQVQQEFRLDASMIDDYYIETPSGDQVSLGSLINLEDHVEPSKRTQFQQLNSVTLEGVPLPGVALGDALGWLNETAAQSLAPAYSIDYKGVSRQLMEQGGALILTFFLSLLVIYLVLAAQFESWRDPLIILVSVPMSVAGAMAFITLGVATMNIYTQVGLITLIGVVAKNGILIVEFANLLQKDRKLDKHDAVIEAAAIRLRPIFMTSVALIVAMVPLLIATGAGAVSRFDIGLTIATGLGIGTLFTLFVLPAFYVLLARDHHSSSKDTASATVTET; encoded by the coding sequence ATGAAATTCACCGACATCTTCATTCAGCGCCCGGTACTGGCCACGGTAGTCAGCCTGCTGATTCTACTCATGGGGCTACGAGCTGCCATGGACATGGAGATTCGCCAGTACCCGGAGTTGGAGAATACGGTGATCACCGTATCGACCGCCTACCCCGGCGCCAGTTCCGAGTTGATCCAGGGCTTTGTCACCCAGCCGCTTCAGCAGGCCATCGCGGAAGCGGAAGGCATCGATTACATGGAATCCTCGAGCATCCAGGGTGCCTCGACGATCACCGTCACCATGGAGCTCAACTACGATGCCAACGCGGCGCTTGCGGAAATTCAGGCCAAGGTGGCCAGCCAGCGCAGCGTACTGCCGGAAGCGGCGGAAAGTCCGGTCATCGAGTCCTCTACCGGTTCCACCACCGCGCTGATGTACCTGGCCTTTTATACCGAAAGCATGCCGGTTCCGCAGATTACCGACTATCTGACCCGGGTGGTGCAGCCCAAGCTGCAGGCGCTGTCCGGGGTGGCCAAGGCGCGTCTGTTCGGCCAGCGTTATGCCATGCGCATCTGGCTCGATCCCCGACGCATGGCGTCGCTTAAGGTTTCCCCTCAGCAGGTCATCGATGTACTGGCACGTAACAACTATCAGGCGGGTGTGGGTCAGACCAAGAGCGAATTCGTCGCCATCAACCTGACCTCCAGCACGGACATCAGCGATCCTGATCTGTTCGAGGAAATCGTGGTGCGCAATGACGGCGGCAACCTGATTCGTCTGCGCGATATCGCCCGCACCAAACTCGGCGCGGAAAGTTATGACAGCACCGCCTGGTACAGCGGCACCCCCGCCTCCTTCATGGCCATCGAGCAGGCCCCCGGCGCCAATCCGCTGGACGTTGCCCGGGCGGTACAGCAAACCATGCCGGAGATCCGCGCTCAACTACCCGGAGAGTTGAAGGCGGTGGTTCCCTACGACGCCTCGGAATTCATCGAGGATTCCATCAATGAGGTGATCAAGACGCTTCTTGAAGCCTTGCTGATCGTGCTGGTGGTCATCTTTCTGACGCTGGGCTCCTTCCGAGCCGCCCTGGTGCCGGCGGTGGCGGTGCCGCTTTCCCTGGTGGGCGGCGCCTTCGTGATGCTGGTGCTGGGATTCTCCCTCAATCTTCTGACGCTGCTGTCCATGGTGCTGGCCATTGGCCTGGTGGTGGACGACGCCATCATCGTGGTGGAGAACGTTCACCGGCACATCGAGCGCGGGGAATCCCGCTACGAGGCGGCGATCCATGGGGCCCGAGAAATGGCGATTCCCATCATCGCCATGACCACGACGTTGATCGCGGTATATGCTCCCATCGGCTTCATGGGCGGCCTGGTGGGTTCGTTGTTCACGGAATTCGCGTTCACCTTGGCCGGGGCGGTACTGATCTCCGGCATTATCGCTCTCACTCTGTCGCCGATGCTTTCCGGCAAGGTGCTCAAGGAAAGCGGCAAGTCGTCGCGTTTTGAAAACGCCGTCGAAAGTACCTTCACGAAACTCGCCGACGGCTATCGCTCTCTGCTGACCCTGACGCTGCAGACCGTCTGGGTACCGGTGGCATTCGCCGTGATCGTGCTGCTGTCGATCTACTTCATGTTCATTACCAGCCAGAACGAACTCGCCCCCACGGAGGATCAGGGCATCATCTTCTTTCAAGGAACCGCGCCCCAGACCGCGACTCTCGATTATCTCAAGCGTAACGCAACTCAAATACAGAACGGCCTGGAAAAGGTCGACGGTTATCATGAATCCTTCATGATCCTGGGCGGCACCAGTGCGGATACGATCTTCGGCGGTTTCAAGATGAAACCCTGGAGCCAGCGAGATGTCTCGCAGATGGAAGTCATGCCCAATGTCCAGGAAACACTTTCCGACGTTACCGGCCTGCAGACCGCTGCCTTCCCGCGCCCTTCCTTACCTGGCTCCAGTGGTGGTCTGCCGATACAGTTCGTCATCACCACCGGCAATAGCTACGAGGAGCTTGACGCGGTGGCAAGCGAGCTGCTGGGCAAGGCCATGCAGAGCGGCAACTTTGTTTTCCTGCGCAAAACCATCGAGATCGATCGCCCTACCACGAATATCGACGTGGATCGTGATCGGGTCGCCGACCTGGGCCTGACCATGCAGGACATTGGGCAGGCGCTTTCCACGCTGCTGGGGGAAGGCTACGTCAACCGCTTCAGCATGGAAGGCCGCAGCTACAAGGTGATTCCTCAGGTACAGCAGGAATTCCGCCTGGATGCCTCGATGATCGACGATTACTACATCGAGACGCCAAGCGGTGATCAGGTTTCCTTGGGTAGCCTGATCAACCTGGAAGACCACGTCGAGCCTTCCAAGCGAACGCAGTTTCAGCAGCTCAATTCCGTGACCCTTGAAGGCGTGCCATTGCCCGGCGTCGCCTTGGGAGACGCCCTGGGATGGTTGAACGAGACCGCGGCACAATCGCTAGCCCCCGCCTATTCCATCGATTACAAAGGCGTTTCCCGTCAACTGATGGAACAAGGTGGCGCGCTGATCCTGACCTTCTTCCTGTCTCTGCTAGTAATCTATCTAGTACTGGCGGCGCAGTTCGAAAGCTGGCGGGACCCCCTGATTATTCTCGTGTCCGTGCCTATGTCCGTGGCCGGCGCCATGGCCTTCATTACCCTGGGCGTCGCAACGATGAATATCTACACTCAGGTCGGCTTGATCACATTGATCGGCGTGGTGGCCAAGAATGGTATCCTGATCGTCGAGTTCGCCAATCTGCTGCAGAAGGACCGCAAGCTCGACAAGCACGACGCGGTCATCGAGGCGGCGGCGATTCGCCTGCGACCAATCTTCATGACTTCAGTAGCGTTGATCGTCGCCATGGTACCGCTGTTGATCGCTACCGGCGCCGGCGCGGTCAGCCGCTTTGACATCGGTCTGACCATCGCCACCGGCCTGGGTATCGGCACCTTGTTCACGCTGTTCGTGCTGCCGGCGTTTTATGTCTTGCTGGCGCGGGATCATCACAGCAGCTCGAAGGACACCGCAAGCGCGACGGTTACCGAAACCTAA
- a CDS encoding ATP-dependent zinc protease family protein codes for MFTRCLLPITFISLALLGGCGALTQQRDATLATSSQLDARFAELEQTLSQRFENEQAEETAWQRRQDRLGEELQRIDARMKGLRAEIARLHQTPKVQAPVRDMDVPEELRNKTLLGSSEWVGLPTVGTYLQARIDSGAETSSLSATDITEFERDGENWVRFKLALEKEDEAIEQVQEKSIEAPIERRVRILQSTGEESRPVVSLPMTLGSISQNVEFTLNDRRHLSHPVLLGRNFMRDIAIIDVAEKYRHPRPEFPGGEPSEVAKADEVANGKNSD; via the coding sequence ATGTTCACTCGATGTCTATTACCCATCACCTTCATCAGCCTGGCATTGCTGGGAGGCTGCGGCGCGCTAACGCAGCAGCGTGATGCGACGCTTGCCACGTCTTCTCAGCTCGATGCACGTTTCGCCGAGTTGGAACAGACCCTGAGCCAGCGCTTTGAAAATGAGCAGGCAGAAGAAACTGCCTGGCAACGCCGCCAGGATCGCCTGGGCGAAGAACTACAGCGTATCGATGCTCGAATGAAAGGGCTGCGTGCGGAGATTGCACGTCTTCATCAGACGCCCAAGGTCCAGGCACCGGTTCGCGATATGGATGTTCCCGAGGAGTTGCGTAACAAGACGCTGCTAGGCAGCTCGGAATGGGTTGGCTTGCCCACCGTTGGTACCTACCTGCAGGCACGCATCGATTCCGGGGCGGAAACCTCTTCATTGTCCGCGACGGATATCACCGAATTCGAGCGGGACGGCGAAAACTGGGTGCGTTTCAAGCTGGCGCTGGAAAAAGAAGACGAAGCGATCGAACAGGTACAAGAAAAATCCATCGAGGCGCCTATCGAGCGTCGTGTGCGTATTCTGCAATCCACCGGCGAGGAATCCCGCCCGGTCGTCAGCCTGCCGATGACCCTAGGTTCCATCAGCCAGAACGTGGAATTCACCCTCAACGATCGTCGGCATCTGAGCCATCCGGTGCTGCTGGGTCGTAATTTCATGAGAGATATCGCCATTATCGACGTGGCGGAAAAATATCGTCATCCAAGGCCGGAGTTTCCCGGCGGCGAGCCGTCGGAAGTCGCCAAGGCGGATGAAGTGGCCAATGGCAAGAACAGCGACTAG
- a CDS encoding Nramp family divalent metal transporter, which produces MAKIISDTNSNTRGISHYMQILGPGILGAAAAIGGSHLVASTQAGANFGWQLVGLILLVNVLKYPFFQIGARYTMAANETLIQGYDRIGRGFLYLFTALNMVVSVISVAGVAMLCGSILGLFIGDDLSITQLSMIVLAASLIFLLTGHYKTLDRVTKWIIVGLAVATISAVIIAFNKGEAAPPDFISPSPWNLASVGFLVALMGWMPGPIELSTWNSVWLRQKKKLNSSLDVKDALVDFNVGYATSTILALCFVALGALVLHGSGTSFSTSGIGFANQLVDVYATVIGEWSRWLIALIAFLCMFSTTVTVLDGYSRSLSECFVQFSQAQGSGPTGNGSKYTYALMIVMGIAGAIIIMFFKGALLAMLELAMISAFIGAMVFAWLNYRVMKLPQVPEQYRLGRALNVLGLAGILFIVCFNLLFVYWYLFVN; this is translated from the coding sequence ATGGCAAAAATAATTAGCGACACGAATAGCAACACGCGAGGTATTAGCCATTACATGCAGATATTAGGCCCCGGTATTTTAGGGGCTGCCGCAGCAATAGGTGGCTCGCATCTAGTGGCCTCTACTCAGGCCGGCGCCAATTTTGGTTGGCAATTAGTCGGCCTGATTCTTCTAGTCAATGTGCTTAAATACCCTTTTTTTCAGATTGGCGCACGTTACACCATGGCAGCCAACGAGACCTTGATTCAAGGTTACGATCGTATTGGCCGTGGATTCTTGTATTTATTTACTGCGCTTAATATGGTGGTGTCGGTCATAAGTGTTGCTGGGGTGGCAATGTTATGCGGTAGCATATTAGGATTATTTATTGGAGATGATCTTAGCATTACACAACTGAGCATGATAGTGCTGGCAGCCTCCCTGATATTCTTGTTGACTGGCCATTATAAAACACTCGATAGAGTGACAAAATGGATCATTGTTGGTCTAGCGGTAGCTACTATCTCTGCTGTGATCATTGCATTCAACAAGGGTGAGGCGGCTCCGCCTGATTTCATATCGCCCAGTCCATGGAATTTGGCGTCAGTTGGTTTTCTGGTCGCGCTTATGGGCTGGATGCCAGGGCCCATTGAGCTCTCTACCTGGAACAGTGTATGGCTTCGCCAGAAGAAAAAATTGAATAGCAGCCTAGACGTAAAAGATGCGCTCGTCGATTTTAACGTAGGCTATGCTACCTCTACCATACTAGCACTTTGTTTTGTTGCGTTGGGCGCTCTTGTATTGCATGGCAGCGGCACTAGCTTTTCAACATCGGGTATCGGCTTTGCCAATCAGTTGGTCGATGTTTACGCCACTGTGATAGGTGAGTGGAGTCGTTGGCTGATTGCGCTGATTGCGTTTCTATGTATGTTTTCTACTACGGTCACAGTGCTCGATGGCTATAGCCGATCATTGAGTGAATGTTTTGTGCAATTTAGTCAAGCACAAGGCAGTGGTCCTACTGGCAACGGTAGCAAATATACTTACGCGCTGATGATTGTCATGGGCATTGCTGGCGCGATTATTATCATGTTTTTCAAGGGTGCGCTGTTAGCCATGCTTGAACTGGCGATGATATCCGCGTTTATCGGTGCCATGGTCTTCGCCTGGTTGAACTACCGCGTAATGAAGTTGCCGCAAGTGCCCGAACAGTATCGCTTAGGACGCGCCTTGAACGTTTTGGGTTTGGCGGGAATTTTGTTCATTGTCTGCTTCAATTTGTTATTTGTTTATTGGTATTTATTTGTGAACTGA
- the yidD gene encoding membrane protein insertion efficiency factor YidD, with translation MKLRPLAAKLLSWPLIGLIKLYQYAISPLLGPRCRFWPSCSHYALEAIQVHGPVRGSWLALKRFSKCQPWHEGGIDPVPGGPSEKMCRDEDFR, from the coding sequence ATGAAGCTTCGACCGCTTGCAGCAAAACTGCTCAGTTGGCCCTTGATCGGTCTGATCAAGCTTTATCAATACGCTATCAGCCCGCTGCTGGGGCCGCGCTGTCGATTCTGGCCCAGCTGTTCCCACTATGCGCTGGAAGCCATTCAGGTGCATGGCCCAGTCAGGGGAAGCTGGCTGGCGCTCAAGCGTTTTTCCAAGTGCCAGCCCTGGCACGAAGGCGGCATCGATCCGGTGCCGGGCGGACCCAGCGAGAAGATGTGCCGCGATGAGGATTTCCGGTAA
- a CDS encoding IS3 family transposase (programmed frameshift), which translates to MSKKRQQYSASFKSKVALAALKGDQTTSEIAARFQIHPTMVSTWKRELLENAPDLFEGKKKAGKPSNEPNTDELYREIGRLTVERGFFIAQARSVSRRRRLAMIERDHPDISMTRQCELLKLSRSSVYYRPRQQRQKDLNLMYLLDQQHLETPYYGSRKMRAFLQRQGYQVNRKRVQRLMRTMGLQAVYPRPRTSIPGEGHKVYPYLLKGRRIDRPNQVWAADITYAPLARGFMYLVAIMDWHTRKVLSWRVSNTLDADFCVDALEEALQRHGAPEIFNTDQGVQFTSEAFTDVLKHHGIRISMDGKGCYHDNIFVERLWRSVKHECIYLTAFEDGRHLRQALNRYFRHYNQERFHQSHDYQTPDEVYYQPSVTLAA; encoded by the exons ATGAGCAAGAAACGCCAACAGTACAGCGCTTCATTCAAGTCCAAGGTTGCCCTGGCCGCTCTCAAGGGTGACCAGACCACTTCCGAGATCGCCGCCCGTTTCCAGATCCATCCGACCATGGTCAGCACCTGGAAACGCGAGCTGCTGGAAAATGCCCCTGACCTCTTCGAAGGCAAGAAGAAGGCTGGCAAGCCGTCCAACGAGCCCAACACCGATGAACTCTATCGCGAGATCGGCCGGTTGACGGTGGAACGCG GATTTTTTATCGCGCAAGCTCGATCAGTAAGTCGTCGACGCCGGTTGGCGATGATCGAGCGCGACCACCCTGATATCAGCATGACGCGCCAATGTGAATTGCTCAAATTGAGCCGCTCATCGGTGTACTACCGTCCTCGGCAACAGCGTCAGAAGGATTTGAATCTCATGTATCTACTTGATCAGCAACATCTGGAAACGCCGTATTACGGGTCTCGCAAAATGCGGGCGTTCCTGCAGCGCCAGGGCTATCAGGTAAACCGCAAGCGAGTCCAGCGACTGATGCGCACCATGGGCCTGCAGGCGGTATACCCGCGTCCGAGAACCAGCATTCCCGGCGAGGGGCACAAGGTTTATCCCTACCTGCTCAAAGGGCGCCGGATCGACCGGCCCAACCAGGTGTGGGCCGCCGATATCACGTATGCGCCGCTGGCCCGGGGCTTCATGTACCTGGTGGCCATCATGGACTGGCACACTCGCAAGGTGCTGTCCTGGCGCGTCTCGAACACCCTGGACGCTGACTTCTGCGTTGATGCTCTGGAGGAGGCCCTGCAACGTCATGGAGCGCCGGAAATCTTCAACACGGATCAGGGTGTCCAGTTCACCAGTGAAGCCTTCACCGATGTTCTCAAGCATCATGGCATCCGGATCAGCATGGACGGCAAGGGCTGCTACCATGACAATATCTTCGTGGAACGCCTCTGGCGCAGTGTCAAACATGAGTGCATCTACCTCACCGCCTTCGAGGATGGGCGACACTTGAGACAGGCGCTTAACCGGTACTTCCGGCACTACAATCAGGAGCGGTTCCATCAGAGCCATGATTATCAAACACCCGACGAGGTGTATTACCAGCCATCCGTGACCCTGGCAGCTTGA